From Nitrospinota bacterium, one genomic window encodes:
- a CDS encoding prephenate dehydrogenase/arogenate dehydrogenase family protein, which produces MTVIGVGLLGASLAKACKERDLVGEINGFGRNRENLEKARSLNIIDHCPADLAAAVNDADLIVICTPVSTIVPLIEKIIPHVQPGALITDVGSVKGSVVHDTDKIVPNGIFFVGSHPIAGGENSGLEASTADLYQGAKCIVTPTEQTGKTALKKTCELWQAVGMNVIELTTEEHDYVFGAVSHLPHVVAYALMNTLGDLKTPDNRDVTAFSGAGLKDITRIASSDPVMWRDICLSNREHTLELIDRFQAKLEQIRENIEKKDGDVLKKEFAAANQYRLKVV; this is translated from the coding sequence ATGACAGTAATAGGCGTTGGCCTGCTTGGAGCCTCTTTGGCAAAAGCCTGCAAAGAGAGGGACCTTGTTGGAGAGATCAACGGTTTTGGCAGAAACCGTGAGAATCTTGAGAAAGCCAGGAGTTTAAATATTATTGATCATTGCCCTGCAGATTTGGCAGCCGCGGTGAACGATGCCGACTTGATCGTAATATGTACTCCGGTCTCTACAATTGTGCCTTTGATAGAAAAAATAATACCGCACGTTCAGCCCGGTGCTTTAATCACTGATGTTGGTTCGGTTAAAGGTTCCGTTGTCCATGACACGGATAAAATTGTTCCTAATGGCATTTTTTTTGTCGGATCACATCCTATCGCCGGTGGTGAAAACTCAGGACTGGAAGCTTCTACCGCTGATTTGTATCAAGGCGCAAAATGTATTGTCACACCAACTGAGCAAACAGGTAAGACAGCCCTGAAAAAAACCTGTGAGCTTTGGCAAGCTGTCGGCATGAACGTCATAGAGTTAACCACAGAAGAGCATGATTATGTTTTTGGCGCTGTGAGCCATTTACCTCATGTCGTGGCTTACGCCCTGATGAATACACTTGGCGACTTGAAAACTCCGGACAACCGTGATGTCACAGCTTTTTCAGGTGCCGGACTGAAAGACATTACCCGTATCGCTTCCAGTGACCCGGTTATGTGGAGAGATATATGCCTTTCCAACCGGGAACATACGCTTGAGCTGATTGATCGGTTTCAAGCCAAGCTGGAACAAATCAGGGAAAATATTGAAAAAAAGGACGGAGACGTACTGAAAAAAGAATTTGCTGCGGCAAACCAATACCGGCTCAAAGTGGTTTAA
- a CDS encoding ACT domain-containing protein has translation NWLNSNLPGVEQVPASSTAQAAELAKKHKNAAAIAGELAAEVYGLKVLNKNIQDRAENHTRFLVISKDKANKARKNKTSLIFSIADESGSLLKILQLFAKNKLNLSKIQSRPLRNRPWEYLFYVDFTGHVEDKTVQQVLKTLGKQTLFLRVLGSYPEQGKT, from the coding sequence AACTGGCTGAATAGCAACCTGCCAGGTGTTGAGCAGGTTCCTGCTTCAAGCACGGCCCAGGCTGCTGAATTGGCCAAAAAACATAAAAACGCCGCTGCCATTGCCGGGGAACTGGCTGCTGAGGTCTATGGATTAAAAGTTCTCAATAAAAATATTCAGGATCGGGCTGAAAACCACACACGGTTTCTGGTCATTTCAAAAGACAAAGCTAATAAGGCCAGGAAGAATAAAACGTCCCTGATATTTTCCATAGCTGATGAATCCGGGTCATTACTCAAAATCTTGCAGCTATTTGCCAAAAACAAACTCAATCTGTCGAAAATACAGTCGCGGCCATTGCGTAACCGGCCCTGGGAATATTTATTTTACGTCGATTTCACAGGGCATGTTGAAGACAAGACCGTTCAGCAGGTCTTAAAGACTTTGGGCAAGCAAACCCTGTTTTTAAGAGTACTGGGTTCTTATCCTGAACAGGGGAAAACATAA
- a CDS encoding (d)CMP kinase has translation MIIAIDGPAGSGKSTVAKLVAKRLNYRYIDTGAMYRAVAWTALQKGINLDDEDAMARIAETLEIEFVPAEEGQTVLVEGENVTALLKNETVGRGAATVAAQKFVREALVLRQRQIGQTGNVVMDGRDIGTVVFPKADKKFFFVADAEERGRRRYEELKSKIPDLKLNNIIEEIKQRDHEDRNREISPLVKADDALEVDTTRLSIEDVTNHVFKKINNLK, from the coding sequence ATGATAATCGCGATAGATGGTCCCGCAGGAAGTGGTAAAAGCACTGTTGCCAAACTGGTCGCAAAGCGCTTGAACTACAGGTATATAGACACGGGCGCCATGTACCGGGCAGTGGCCTGGACCGCACTGCAGAAAGGCATCAACCTGGATGATGAAGATGCCATGGCGCGTATTGCCGAGACGCTGGAAATAGAATTTGTTCCGGCTGAAGAAGGGCAAACAGTACTGGTGGAAGGTGAAAACGTCACCGCCCTTTTAAAAAATGAAACCGTAGGACGAGGAGCCGCTACTGTAGCCGCTCAGAAATTTGTTCGGGAAGCGTTGGTCTTGCGACAACGTCAAATTGGCCAAACCGGAAACGTGGTGATGGATGGACGCGATATTGGAACCGTCGTTTTCCCCAAAGCCGATAAAAAGTTTTTTTTTGTCGCGGACGCTGAAGAGAGAGGACGGCGACGATATGAGGAATTGAAATCTAAAATTCCCGATTTGAAATTAAATAATATTATCGAGGAAATAAAGCAGCGTGACCATGAGGACCGAAACCGTGAAATCTCTCCCCTGGTCAAGGCAGACGACGCGCTCGAAGTTGATACCACTCGATTAAGTATTGAAGATGTTACCAATCATGTTTTTAAAAAAATAAATAACCTTAAATAA
- a CDS encoding 30S ribosomal protein S1: MENDDKAELEELTPTQTAAYEEMEEFFNDSLGRFKASQIIMGKVIAISNGLATIDVGFKSEGMVSLSEFPENGKNLQIDEEVEVFLEKVEDNDGNVVLSKEKANKIKIWDDLVQTYEADEIIQGVVVAKAKGGLTVDIGLKAFLPGSQIDLRPIRNLEKLLGEKFDMKIIKMNKKRGNIVLSRRILLEEQRKQVREGTLERMSEGNLIEGIVKNITEYGVFIDLGGIDGLLHITDMSWGRVNHPSEMFSIGDKVTVMVLKYDKEKERVSLGLKQTSADPWVDVDSKYPVNTQIKGKVVSITDYGVFVELEKGIEGLVHISEMSWSRHVKHPSKMVSIGDEVEAVVLTLDKDKKRISLGMKQIEPNPWEKIEDKYPIGSEVEGTVRNLTDFGAFVELEDGVDGLIHISDLSWKKIKHPSEVLKKKDKVTSAVLSIDKENCRISLGVKQLQPDPWDDIAANYPIGTEVSGKIIKVTGFGAFAEFGDGLEGLIHVSQLSSEKITEPEAAVKVDDEIKAKVIKVDTSSKKIALSIKAFLENLDISQIEKEQVDLEVFKEEE, from the coding sequence ATGGAAAATGATGACAAGGCGGAACTGGAGGAGTTGACTCCTACCCAAACTGCCGCATATGAAGAAATGGAAGAATTTTTTAACGACAGCCTTGGCCGGTTCAAGGCTTCGCAAATCATAATGGGAAAAGTCATAGCCATTTCAAACGGACTGGCCACCATTGATGTCGGCTTCAAATCAGAAGGAATGGTCTCACTTTCCGAATTTCCTGAAAACGGCAAAAACCTGCAAATTGATGAAGAAGTTGAGGTATTTCTTGAAAAGGTTGAAGACAATGACGGCAATGTTGTTTTGTCCAAAGAAAAAGCCAATAAAATAAAAATCTGGGATGATCTGGTCCAGACCTATGAAGCGGACGAAATCATTCAAGGTGTAGTGGTCGCCAAAGCAAAGGGTGGTTTAACGGTTGATATTGGGCTTAAGGCTTTCCTGCCTGGTTCCCAGATCGACCTTCGCCCAATTCGTAACCTGGAAAAATTGCTTGGCGAAAAGTTTGACATGAAAATCATCAAGATGAATAAAAAACGCGGCAATATTGTTCTGTCGCGAAGGATTCTCCTGGAAGAACAACGCAAACAGGTTCGTGAGGGAACGCTCGAAAGAATGAGCGAAGGAAACCTCATTGAAGGCATTGTCAAAAACATCACCGAATACGGTGTATTCATCGACCTGGGAGGAATTGACGGTCTTTTGCATATTACCGATATGTCATGGGGACGGGTCAACCATCCCTCGGAAATGTTTTCCATCGGCGACAAAGTCACCGTCATGGTTCTCAAGTACGACAAAGAAAAAGAACGCGTCTCATTGGGTCTCAAACAAACCAGTGCCGACCCATGGGTGGATGTTGATTCTAAATACCCGGTCAATACCCAGATCAAGGGGAAAGTGGTCAGCATCACCGACTATGGAGTTTTTGTAGAGCTTGAAAAAGGAATAGAAGGACTTGTCCATATTTCTGAAATGAGTTGGAGCCGACATGTCAAGCACCCGAGCAAGATGGTTTCTATAGGTGATGAAGTGGAAGCCGTTGTACTCACCCTCGACAAAGACAAAAAACGGATTTCACTCGGCATGAAACAAATCGAGCCCAACCCATGGGAAAAAATTGAAGACAAATATCCCATTGGCTCTGAAGTAGAAGGCACTGTTCGCAACCTGACTGATTTTGGTGCCTTCGTGGAACTGGAAGATGGTGTTGATGGCTTGATCCATATATCCGATTTGAGCTGGAAAAAAATCAAACATCCTTCCGAAGTTTTAAAGAAAAAGGATAAGGTCACCTCTGCCGTACTCAGTATCGATAAAGAAAATTGTCGCATCTCCCTCGGAGTTAAACAGCTTCAACCTGACCCATGGGATGATATCGCGGCCAATTATCCTATCGGTACCGAAGTGAGCGGAAAAATCATAAAAGTAACCGGGTTCGGAGCGTTCGCTGAGTTTGGCGATGGATTAGAAGGCTTGATCCATGTCTCACAACTCAGCTCTGAAAAAATTACCGAACCTGAAGCCGCAGTAAAAGTAGATGATGAAATCAAGGCAAAAGTGATTAAAGTAGATACCTCCAGTAAAAAAATTGCCTTAAGCATAAAAGCCTTTTTGGAAAACCTCGACATTTCGCAAATTGAAAAAGAACAGGTGGACCTGGAAGTTTTTAAAGAAGAAGAATAA